The following are encoded in a window of Paramormyrops kingsleyae isolate MSU_618 chromosome 12, PKINGS_0.4, whole genome shotgun sequence genomic DNA:
- the LOC111852136 gene encoding protein phosphatase Mn(2+)-dependent 1K-like isoform X2 translates to MYSCLWSAGTRHEYKETLLINATLPGRFNIKQVFFLNRYAPGYRRVGLRLGQQTAHFPASGPCRGGAMCMATRLSLAGACGLRLGLLQQGRRCLHTSPRVLSSSRFDPDSSGRPTTWDSFGIWDNRIDEPILLPPSIRYGKPIPKVSLSKVGCASHIGQRKENEDRFQVSQVNGSILYFAVFDGHGGPQAADFCHKHMETYIKDLVHEEQNLELVLTKAFLEVDKAFEMHLNASGNASLQTSGSTATVALLRDSVELVVASVGDSRALLCRRGKAQRLTVDHTPERKDEKERIKKSGGFVTWNSLGQANVNGRLAMTRSIGDFDLKTRGVIAEPETKRVTVSVRGRGGNRALMLTPVRLLS, encoded by the exons ATGTATAGCTGCCTCTGGAGCGCAGGGACGCGCCACGAATATAAGGAAACGCTGTTAATTAATGCTACCTTGCCGGGGCGTTTTAACATCAAACAGGTCTTTTTCCTCAACAGATACG CTCCAGGTTACAGGAGAGTAGGACTGCGCCTGGGCCAGCAGACAGCCCACTTCCCCGCGTCCGGCCCGTGCCGTGGCGGCGCCATGTGCATGGCGACTCGGCTGAGCCTGGCTGGGGCCTGCGGGCTGCGCCTGGGGCTCCTGCAGCAAGGCCGCCGCTGCCTCCACACGTCCCCCAGAGTGCTCAGCAGCTCCCGCTTCGACCCGGACAGCAGCGGCCGCCCCACCACCTGGGATTCCTTCGGCATCTGGGACAATCGCATTGATGAGCCCATTCTGCTGCCCCCCAGCATCCGCTATGGGAAGCCCATCCCCAAGGTGAGCCTGTCCAAAGTGGGCTGTGCTTCCCACATCGGCCAGCGCAAGGAGAACGAGGACCGCTTTCAGGTCAGCCAAGTCAACGGCAGCATCCTTTACTTTGCTGTATTCGACGGCCACGGCGGACCACAGGCGGCTGATTTCTGCCATAAGCACATGGAGACGTACATAAA AGACCTGGTCCATGAGGAGCAGAACCTGGAACTGGTGCTTACCAAAGCTTTTCTAGAAGTAGACAAGGCGTTTGAAATGCATTTGAATGCATCTGGGAACG CCTCCCTGCAGACCTCCGGATCCACGGCCACGGTGGCTTTGCTGAGGGACAGTGTGGAGCTTGTGGTGGCCAGCGTAGGGGACAGCCGCGCCCTGCTCTGCCGCAGGGGGAAGGCACAGCGGCTGACGGTGGATCACACCCCCGAGAGGAAGGACGAGAAGGAGAG GATTAAGAAGAGCGGCGGCTTTGTGACCTGGAACAGCTTAGGACAGGCCAACGTCAACGGCCGGCTGGCCATGACCCGCAGCATTGGGGACTTTGACCTCAAGACCAGGGGCGTGATCGCCGAACCTGAGACCAAGAGGGTCACCGTGAGTGTCAGAGGGAGGGGAGGAAACAGGGCACTCATGTTGACCCCTGTAAGGCTTCTGTCCTGA